Proteins found in one Fusarium keratoplasticum isolate Fu6.1 chromosome 12, whole genome shotgun sequence genomic segment:
- a CDS encoding C2H2-type domain-containing protein, which produces MFISELSHKCEQALSDACADALSKTEIHDGVEDNQAATQDHTLASREQLLIAIKKEQGRFRVWASNIGALRDPRSLSSLDSRLHDATKVRSAITSILEGLLASLSRARMILSGDLPNRTAAIEATDEGVSPGIKTELSELILSLGFSITDLFRYSVFLRRQQPRGREAPSGGELPSPDSSLDIRHTKDKFPKLRSQPWLAERIGNAISQRREYIRFRQRHKEPKLKPQSQLGANAQEKEAASMKATTYNEAEDESDVTLRQVLDDSGRSTRTNATSFVTINNDDGTVEVRVPDLERLKFKNIWLKYDEFIECPFCRTIQKLRNDWEWRHVSTILQQPYLMWLTHLVLDATSSMTSNPTFARSRIAPRVALKRVTTGFGTRWTVTDASGTA; this is translated from the coding sequence ATGTTTATCTCGGAGCTGAGCCACAAATGCGAACAGGCGCTTTCAGACGCATGCGCAGACGCTTTGTCCAAGACCGAAATCCATGACGGAGTGGAGGATAATCAGGCAGCAACTCAGGATCATACGTTGGCCAGCCGAGAGCAGCTACTTATCGCCATCAAAAAGGAGCAAGGGCGTTTTCGAGTATGGGCGAGCAACATCGGTGCCCTCCGGGACCCGAGATCATTGAGCTCCTTGGATTCACGGCTCCACGACGCCACCAAAGTCCGGAGTGCGATAACCTCCATTCTTGAAGGCCTCTTGGCATCTCTCAGCAGAGCCCGGATGATTCTGTCTGGAGATCTCCCCAACAGAaccgccgccatcgaggCGACGGACGAAGGCGTCAGTCCAGGTATAAAGACCGAACTAAGTGAGTTAATTCTCAGTCTCGGCTTTTCAATCACGGACTTGTTCCGTTATTCTGTATTCCTTCGGCGACAACAACCGCGTGGTCGAGAAGCACCCTCTGGTGGCGAGCTACCGTCGCCTGACTCATCGCTTGATATCAGACATACGAAAGACAAGTTCCCGAAGCTAAGGagccagccttggcttgccGAGCGCATAGGAAATGCTATTTCACAGCGCCGAGAGTACATACGATTCCGGCAGCGACACAAGGAACCGAAGCTCAAACCACAGTCACAGCTCGGGGCTAACgcccaggagaaggaggcggcgTCTATGAAGGCAACTACGTACAatgaagctgaagatgaGAGTGACGTGACTCTCAGACAAGTCCTAGACGATTCAGGTCGCAGCACCCGGACGAACGCCACCTCTTTCGTGACAATCAACAATGACGACGGGACGGTAGAAGTCCGCGTGCCAGATCTTGAGCGCCTCAAGTTCAAGAATATTTGGCTGAAATACGACGAGTTTATTGAGTGTCCGTTCTGTCGAACGATCCAGAAGTTGCGCAATGATTGGGAATGGAGGCACGTCTCAACGATTCTTCAGCAACCCTATCTCATGTGGCTAACTCATCTCGTTCTAGACGCCACGTCTTCAATGACCTCCAACCCTACATTTGCACGTTCGAGGATTGCTCCTCGGGTAGCTTTAAAGCGCGTCACGACTGGTTTCGGCACGAGATGGACTGTCACCGACGCGAGTGGCACTGCCTGA
- a CDS encoding MR-MLE domain-containing protein — MGKIASIEYFRVPPRWLFVKITDDAGNVGWGEASLEGHTQAVEGCLDAWISQYTGMEADEIEQIWQKSWRMGFYRGGPVFMSALAGIDIALWDLKARKLNLPIYQLLGGKVRDKIKVYAWIGGDRPSDVEAEALSRRAQGFTAVKMNGTEDLGWLDSPSALDACVERVKTVKALGMDAGVDFHGRVHKPMARQLAALLAPHRPMFIEEPLLSEHIEGIKAFSQTATCPIALGERLHSRWDVKPFLEAACVDILQPDICHVGGISELRRIAAMAETYDVAIAPHCPLGPIALAANIQVDATTPNFAIQEMSLGIHYNTGGHDLLSYIKNPEIWNIENGYIDLMKGPGLGIEVDEEKIRELSKNAEPWVSPGFVGPGGEWREW; from the exons ATGGGAAAGATTGCTTCAATCGAATATTTCCGCGTCCCTCCTCGCTGGCTCTTTGTCAAGATCACCGACGATGCCGGCAATGTGGGGTGGGGTGAGGCATCACTTGAGGGGCACACGCAAGCTGTCGAGGGGTGCTTGGATGCTTGGATCTCGCAGTATACAGGCATGGAGGCCGA CGAGATTGAGCAGATCTGGCAGAAATCTTGGCGCATGGGCTTCTACAGAGGTGGACCGGTCTTCATGAGCGCGTTAGCTGGCATTGACATTGCGTTATGGGATCTTAAAG CCCGCAAACTCAACCTTCCCATCTACCAGCTTCTGGGTGGAAAGGTGagagacaagatcaaggtcTACGCCTGGATCGGAGGAGATCGGCCATCAGACGTGGAAGCTGAAGC ATTATCCCGTCGTGCGCAAGGTTTCActgctgtcaagatgaacGGCACAGAAGATCTGGGCTGGTTAGACTCACCATCAGCCCTTGATGCCTGCGTCGAAAGGGTCAAGACCGTGAAGGCTCTTGGAATGGACGCTGGAGTCGACTTTCATGGTCGTGTACACAAGCCCATGGCACGACAATTGGCAGCACTTCTTGCCCCCCACCGGCCAATGTTCATCGAAGAACCTCTTTTATCCGAGCACATTGAAGGCATCAAGGCCTTTTCGCAGACTGCTACCTGTCCCATTGCACTCGGAGAGCGACTGCATAGTCGTTGGGATGTAAAGCCCTTCCTCGAAGCTGCATGTGTGGATATTCTGCAGCCAGACATCTGCCACGTAGGAGGCATCTCAGAATTGCGACGAATTGCGGCCATGGCCGAGACCTACGATGTCGCCATCGCGCCTCACTGCCCTCTTGGGCCAATTGCTCTGGCGGCCAACATCCAAGTTGATGCTACGACGCCTAACTTTGCGATTCAGGAGATGAGTCTGGGGATTCACTACAACACGGGAGGACATGATTTGCTCTCTTACATCAAGAATCCTGAGATCTGGAACATTGAGAATGGATACATCGACTTGATGAAGGGACCTGGCTTGGGCATTGAAGTTGACGAGGAAAAGATCCGGGAACTTAGCAAGAATGCAGAGCCATGGGTGAGCCCAGGGTTTGTTGGCCCGGGAGGTGAATGGAGAGAGTGGTAG